From Alteribacter keqinensis, one genomic window encodes:
- a CDS encoding N-acetylmuramoyl-L-alanine amidase family protein → MVKIYIDPGHGGTDPGATGNGLLEKNVNLNLALRLRDILLNDYQGVEVRMSRTTDVTRTLAQRTNDANSWSADYYISIHCNAFNGTTRGYEDFIHSSLSPTSVTAQRRDIMHQEITRVNGLVNRGKKSANFHVLRETNMSAILTENGFIDNAQDAALMKSSDWLHAVAKGHADGVARIFNLTPVSRVFRVIVDGVQIGAFQEPQNISNAVLQALPTAGSIVIERT, encoded by the coding sequence ATGGTAAAAATTTATATAGATCCTGGTCACGGAGGAACAGATCCAGGCGCAACAGGAAACGGACTTTTGGAGAAGAACGTGAACTTGAATCTGGCACTCAGACTGAGAGACATTCTCTTAAATGACTACCAGGGTGTTGAGGTACGTATGAGTCGTACAACGGATGTTACACGGACCCTCGCCCAGCGAACGAACGATGCCAACAGCTGGAGCGCTGATTATTATATTTCCATTCACTGCAACGCTTTTAATGGAACCACAAGAGGATATGAAGATTTCATTCACAGTTCCTTGTCGCCCACTTCCGTTACCGCACAAAGACGGGATATCATGCATCAGGAGATCACGCGTGTAAACGGCCTCGTTAACAGAGGAAAGAAAAGCGCAAACTTCCACGTCCTGCGTGAAACCAATATGTCTGCCATCCTTACGGAGAACGGATTTATTGATAACGCCCAGGATGCTGCATTAATGAAAAGTTCCGACTGGCTTCATGCAGTGGCAAAAGGGCATGCAGACGGGGTTGCAAGAATCTTTAACCTCACTCCAGTATCCAGAGTTTTCAGAGTCATCGTTGATGGCGTCCAGATCGGCGCTTTTCAGGAACCGCAAAACATTTCAAACGCCGTGCTTCAGGCCCTTCCTACTGCCGGCAGCATTGTTATAGAAAGAACGTAA
- a CDS encoding HesB/YadR/YfhF family protein: MEIKITQPAIRWFQDEFDLTEGDSVRIHVRYGGCGSVQTGFSLGLGKEKIDEPGALFEKDGITYGIEAKDLWYFEDKNLTVKYSRKFDEIQFVVE, encoded by the coding sequence GTGGAAATCAAGATTACACAACCGGCTATCCGCTGGTTTCAAGATGAATTTGACCTCACTGAAGGAGACTCTGTCAGAATCCATGTGCGGTATGGAGGATGCGGCTCGGTGCAGACAGGCTTTTCCCTGGGGTTAGGTAAGGAAAAGATCGACGAACCTGGCGCTCTGTTTGAAAAAGACGGCATTACATATGGAATAGAAGCGAAAGACCTCTGGTACTTTGAAGATAAAAACCTCACAGTCAAATACAGCCGTAAATTCGATGAAATTCAGTTCGTCGTTGAATAA